GAACGGGGTGAACTCCGCCATGCCCTTCTCGGCCTGGCGCTTGGTGATCGCCGCGGTCAAGGTCGTCTTGCCGTGGTCGATGTGGCCCATCGTGCCGATGTTCACGTGGGGCTTGGTCCGCTCGAACTTCTGCTTCGACATCTCTGGCTTCTCCCCTGTTCCTTCGCGTCCGTTACTCGCCCATGACCCGGGCGACGATCTCCTTGCCGATCTGCGCCGGCACCTCGTTGTAGGCGTGCAGCTGCATCGGGCTGTGCGCGGCACGGCCCTGGGTGCGCGAGCGGAGCTCGGTCGCGTAGCCGAACAGCTCGGCCAACGGCACCACGACGCGCACGACCTTCTGTCCGCTGCGCTCGTCGATGT
The Actinomycetota bacterium genome window above contains:
- a CDS encoding GTP-binding protein codes for the protein MSKQKFERTKPHVNIGTMGHIDHGKTTLTAAITKRQAEKGMAEFTPF